A region from the Methanomassiliicoccales archaeon genome encodes:
- a CDS encoding archease, protein MRYTVIGHTADTMIKAFGSNIEECFANAAYGMFDQIVDAEKIEPKIQYTFSVDGEDKESLLYNFLSELLYLFDAKRLLFSKFDISIEGNVLRCTAWGEAFDPKKHSPKKEIKAVTYHMLKVDEVEHSATVLFDI, encoded by the coding sequence ATGAGATACACGGTTATCGGCCATACAGCAGATACGATGATAAAGGCATTTGGCTCAAATATCGAGGAGTGCTTCGCGAACGCAGCCTACGGAATGTTCGACCAGATAGTTGATGCTGAAAAGATTGAGCCGAAAATTCAATACACGTTCAGCGTCGATGGCGAAGACAAAGAATCGCTTCTCTATAATTTCTTATCAGAATTGCTCTACCTTTTTGACGCAAAGAGGTTACTGTTCTCAAAATTCGATATTTCGATCGAAGGGAACGTCCTAAGATGTACGGCATGGGGGGAGGCATTTGACCCGAAGAAACATTCACCAAAAAAGGAGATTAAAGCCGTCACTTATCACATGCTGAAGGTCGATGAAGTTGAGCACTCAGCCACAGTATTATTTGACATATAA
- a CDS encoding TldD/PmbA family protein: MEDILSEAVDRMLREGAEFCDTRFQTIHSCQIRIVDGGIRALNEERIGGLCFRARIGGSWGYASTVALDRSSTIASCINAVKNAKLGGSAGQKIMEMPSLERKIRADLRIHPIDVPIDEKIKVVKELESSQRVDKRIVNTNANYRDEVRTNFLMNSFGAQIKWEEVRVRLIAYSVASEAGRQEIYYESVDGTGGFEIAKSSDLESIGRKCGEEAIRMLEAKKPPSGYLTCISDPQITGLLAHEVIGHAAEADEVVKRRSFLTKAVGEIVASEAVTLVDDGTIKGAYGSIPVDDEGVPSSRTLIIDRGIYRGYMHNLETASQMGARPTGNGRAQDFSKRIWARMTNTYIEGGDWTLEEMIEDIDYGVLAEKMISGMEDPVGGGFEAKTLRGYLIEKGEIRDLLRSFTLTGNALQILKTMDAVGTEVQLDGGTCGKGTEDFVPVSSGGPYCRSRLIVGGG, encoded by the coding sequence ATGGAGGATATCCTGAGCGAAGCCGTCGATCGCATGTTACGAGAAGGTGCGGAGTTTTGCGATACCCGATTTCAAACTATACATTCGTGTCAGATCAGGATTGTTGACGGAGGGATTAGAGCACTTAATGAGGAAAGGATTGGAGGACTGTGCTTCAGGGCGAGGATCGGAGGATCATGGGGGTACGCCTCTACTGTCGCCCTTGACAGATCTTCCACCATTGCTTCATGTATTAATGCTGTGAAGAATGCAAAATTAGGTGGTTCGGCTGGACAAAAAATTATGGAAATGCCATCACTCGAGAGGAAGATCAGAGCGGATCTCAGGATACATCCTATCGATGTACCGATCGATGAAAAAATTAAGGTGGTAAAGGAGCTCGAATCGTCTCAACGAGTCGATAAACGCATCGTCAATACGAATGCGAATTATAGAGACGAGGTGAGAACGAATTTTTTAATGAATTCTTTCGGCGCCCAGATCAAATGGGAGGAGGTTAGAGTCCGTCTCATCGCTTACTCAGTTGCTTCTGAGGCTGGCCGACAAGAGATCTACTACGAAAGCGTGGACGGAACAGGAGGGTTTGAAATCGCGAAAAGTAGCGATCTCGAGTCGATTGGTAGAAAGTGCGGTGAGGAAGCCATTAGAATGCTCGAAGCGAAAAAGCCGCCATCTGGTTATTTGACATGTATCTCTGATCCTCAGATAACTGGCCTTCTCGCTCATGAAGTGATCGGTCACGCAGCGGAAGCCGATGAGGTCGTCAAGAGGAGATCTTTCCTGACAAAAGCCGTCGGAGAAATAGTTGCGAGCGAAGCTGTCACCTTGGTGGATGATGGGACGATCAAAGGCGCCTATGGATCAATACCTGTGGACGATGAAGGCGTGCCGAGCTCGAGGACACTGATTATTGATAGAGGGATTTATCGAGGGTATATGCACAATCTTGAAACCGCTTCTCAAATGGGTGCGAGACCTACTGGGAACGGTCGTGCTCAAGATTTCAGCAAGCGAATCTGGGCCCGAATGACGAATACGTATATCGAAGGTGGGGACTGGACTCTTGAGGAAATGATCGAGGACATCGATTATGGTGTGCTCGCGGAGAAAATGATCAGCGGTATGGAAGATCCTGTCGGAGGAGGTTTCGAGGCAAAGACACTCCGCGGATATCTCATTGAGAAGGGTGAAATCCGGGACTTACTGAGATCGTTTACATTGACTGGAAATGCTTTACAGATACTCAAAACGATGGACGCCGTTGGCACAGAGGTTCAGCTGGATGGTGGTACGTGTGGTAAAGGGACGGAGGATTTTGTCCCCGTCTCATCCGGAGGGCCTTATTGTAGATCCAGGCTTATCGTTGGAGGCGGTTAA
- a CDS encoding Xaa-Pro peptidase family protein has protein sequence MNGRVKRVFANLVEEVDAILLINDAEPNIDQSFFYVTGLESGLFEGCFVILWPDGGLDLFSSKLEETSARSVLDNVRVFNKGADREQMLKDSLRGVKRLGINGAAITLRNFREIKKAVPGIEEVDVWKAIEKARLVKDSNEVERIRKACKIVSVVAEEIPHFLTEGITEYEAAAEIAYRMQKKGATSPSFDPNASFGANSAEPHHVPTDKKLSRGECALFDFGAKYRRYCSDITRTFFFGKPHPDLEEMYSIVLEAQDAAIRMMRAGARAKDIDACARDIIDATRFKGRFIHSIGHAIGLSVHDGGRIAAEDGFVLEENMVLTVEPGIYVPGIGGIRIEDDVLVTASGCELLTTAPKELMVI, from the coding sequence ATGAATGGAAGGGTGAAGCGCGTTTTTGCGAATCTTGTCGAAGAAGTCGACGCGATTTTGCTCATCAATGATGCTGAACCAAATATCGATCAGTCATTTTTTTATGTGACAGGACTTGAATCAGGACTTTTTGAAGGTTGCTTTGTAATATTATGGCCAGATGGCGGTTTGGATCTTTTTTCGTCGAAGCTGGAAGAGACCAGTGCGAGATCAGTTCTCGATAACGTGAGAGTATTTAATAAGGGGGCTGACAGGGAACAGATGTTGAAGGATTCTCTCCGAGGCGTCAAACGACTGGGAATTAATGGTGCAGCGATCACGTTGAGGAACTTTCGCGAAATTAAGAAAGCCGTGCCAGGGATTGAAGAAGTCGATGTTTGGAAAGCGATTGAGAAAGCCCGTTTGGTGAAAGATAGCAATGAGGTTGAAAGGATTAGGAAAGCATGCAAGATCGTTTCTGTTGTTGCAGAAGAGATCCCACATTTTCTAACAGAAGGAATAACAGAATACGAAGCCGCTGCTGAGATCGCATATCGGATGCAGAAGAAAGGGGCAACTTCACCGTCGTTCGATCCCAATGCCTCTTTTGGAGCAAATTCAGCTGAACCTCATCATGTACCCACGGATAAAAAACTGTCAAGAGGCGAATGCGCTCTCTTTGATTTTGGCGCAAAGTACCGGCGCTATTGCTCTGACATCACTCGCACTTTCTTTTTTGGTAAGCCGCATCCGGATCTTGAAGAAATGTACTCAATCGTGCTTGAGGCCCAGGATGCTGCGATCAGGATGATGCGTGCAGGTGCTAGGGCAAAGGACATCGACGCCTGTGCTAGAGATATCATAGACGCGACTCGATTCAAGGGAAGATTCATTCACTCGATTGGCCATGCGATAGGTCTCTCTGTTCATGATGGGGGTAGAATCGCGGCCGAGGACGGTTTCGTTCTGGAAGAGAACATGGTCCTTACGGTCGAGCCAGGCATATATGTTCCTGGCATTGGAGGGATCAGGATCGAAGATGATGTGCTCGTTACGGCAAGTGGATGCGAATTGTTAACGACCGCTCCGAAAGAATTGATGGTGATCTGA
- a CDS encoding aspartate dehydrogenase has translation MRLLIIGCGSIGTTLAKAVDEMSEVDTIYITDKSKVCAAHLVERLHKVKYVDNSNESLSAIVNDLDLVVEAASQEAARDFVPFFLEKGVDVMMMSVGALVDDEFRERCFRLSKEKGSRIFVPSGAITGTDGLRSASAGQIDEVTLITTKGAKSLRSIEYFRKRGIDIDKIKEPTVVFEGSAREAAQIFPRNMNVAATVSLLGIGFDRTRVKIVCDPNGDRNTHTLIVRGPFGEITSTTSNIPFPQNPSTSYLAALSAIAALKRIISNVWIGV, from the coding sequence ATGCGGCTCCTCATCATCGGGTGTGGATCGATCGGCACTACATTGGCAAAAGCCGTTGACGAGATGTCTGAGGTCGATACAATCTACATCACAGACAAGAGTAAGGTCTGTGCCGCCCATTTGGTTGAAAGATTACATAAAGTCAAATATGTCGACAATAGCAACGAAAGTCTTTCTGCTATTGTCAACGATCTCGATTTAGTTGTTGAAGCTGCAAGCCAGGAAGCAGCAAGGGACTTTGTCCCCTTTTTCCTTGAGAAAGGTGTTGACGTAATGATGATGAGCGTGGGTGCCCTTGTAGACGATGAATTTAGAGAAAGATGTTTCAGACTCTCGAAGGAAAAGGGAAGCCGTATTTTTGTCCCCTCAGGAGCGATAACTGGCACTGACGGTCTCCGATCAGCTTCTGCAGGTCAAATCGACGAAGTGACACTGATAACTACAAAAGGAGCTAAGAGTCTCCGCTCAATTGAATACTTTAGAAAAAGAGGAATCGATATCGACAAGATCAAGGAACCGACGGTCGTTTTTGAGGGCTCAGCACGCGAGGCTGCTCAGATTTTTCCGAGGAATATGAATGTCGCCGCGACAGTGAGCTTATTGGGTATAGGATTTGACAGAACCAGAGTGAAAATCGTGTGCGATCCCAACGGGGATAGGAACACGCACACTTTGATTGTCAGAGGCCCGTTTGGTGAGATTACCTCAACGACAAGCAACATACCATTCCCACAAAATCCATCAACAAGTTATCTTGCTGCGCTTTCCGCGATTGCAGCCCTAAAACGAATTATCAGCAATGTTTGGATCGGTGTGTGA
- a CDS encoding VIT1/CCC1 family protein — protein sequence MANIIRGKENKEILRKISNDELAHYEFWKKKSGRDVKPDRIRILFYLLLSRLFGIIFAIKLMEQHEARAQKVYGTLTKDYSGVERLVEDEVSHEEELIGLIDEKRLHYTGSIVRGMNDGIVEITGEVAGLSFVFNESLIIGIVALITGSVSSLSLASSEYLAAIWEKGHQTPIGSAAYTVVAYMLTILILIWPLLIGIPPISALAIIIVNAVILIFIFNYHLCVAKDLKLGRRFGQMLLVSLGIALISFVLGYVIKHLLHLEV from the coding sequence TTGGCTAATATTATCAGAGGAAAAGAAAATAAGGAAATTTTACGCAAGATTTCTAATGATGAATTGGCTCACTATGAGTTCTGGAAAAAGAAGTCTGGACGTGATGTTAAGCCGGATAGAATAAGAATTCTCTTTTATCTTTTGCTTTCAAGGTTGTTTGGCATCATTTTCGCGATCAAGTTGATGGAACAGCACGAGGCTCGAGCCCAGAAAGTATATGGTACTCTTACTAAGGACTACTCTGGAGTCGAACGGCTCGTTGAAGACGAGGTGTCCCATGAGGAAGAATTGATTGGTCTGATCGACGAGAAGAGACTTCATTATACTGGATCCATTGTGCGGGGAATGAATGATGGCATCGTTGAAATAACTGGTGAAGTAGCGGGTCTCTCTTTCGTTTTCAATGAAAGTCTTATAATCGGCATCGTAGCACTGATCACAGGTTCCGTCAGCTCATTGAGCCTGGCCAGTTCTGAATACCTGGCGGCGATTTGGGAGAAAGGGCATCAGACGCCTATCGGTTCCGCTGCGTATACCGTTGTCGCATACATGCTCACGATACTCATATTGATATGGCCACTTCTGATAGGAATCCCGCCGATCAGTGCGCTTGCGATCATTATTGTCAATGCTGTTATCCTCATCTTTATTTTCAACTACCACCTCTGTGTCGCTAAGGATTTGAAGCTCGGTAGGCGCTTTGGGCAGATGCTTCTAGTGAGTCTTGGTATCGCACTAATTTCCTTCGTTCTTGGATATGTAATCAAACACCTTCTCCATTTGGAGGTCTAG
- a CDS encoding ATP-binding protein, producing MPSELSFDQCRNVCPEIFFECESSADLTPLVGIIGQERAVKALQFGLNIENKGFNIYVSGIPGTGRRTAIVDFVKEVARSRPVPNDWCYVNNFKDPTRPKAIGLPPGKGSKFKKEMEKFVAGITTALKSAFESDDYINKRTVLLRSIEEERSELSKSVNKIAEEGGFVIQQSQIGLILIPVVDGRPITDEEFLHLPPAMQQRIQKKREVVQNKIFAVFRSLRDLERRAEEIVSDLNKQVANFAMEPFLTSFREEFGDSKDVLEFLEEVQENIIENLPVILQGQQKEAQIPFLTPPADPMKNYAVNLIVDNSNLQGAPVVIELNPSYGRLFGVTEKEAKFGALVTDFTMIRGGAAHKANGGFLVLPVEELLRDPLIWESLKQSLANEVLEIEEPAVKFGYVVTKTLRPGPIPFRTKVILIGNPIFYDLLYSLDKDFRELFKVKADFDTTMERNDENTRKYASFICTLCEKEHLLHLNPSGLAAIVEYGSRLAEDQNKLSTRFSEISDVIREANYYARQDNARLIGKEHVDKALEERVYRSNMIQEKIREAIMKGLLLIDTDGERVGQVNGLAVMSVGDYTFGRPSKITASIGVGREGIVDIEREAQMGGPTHTKGVMILGGYLNDRYAREKPLSLTAKIVFEQSYSGVDGDSASSTELYAILSALSGKPIKQYLAVTGSVNQKGEVQAIGGVNEKIEGFFEVCRFKGLTGKQGVVIPQSNVQNLMLKEEVVKAVKEGKFHIYPVKTIDEGIEILTGVKAGQRMPDGTFEKGSINDLVQKRLSEMADRIKEYRL from the coding sequence ATGCCAAGTGAATTATCTTTTGACCAATGCAGAAATGTTTGTCCAGAAATATTTTTTGAATGTGAATCCTCGGCTGATCTCACTCCTCTTGTTGGGATTATTGGTCAGGAACGGGCAGTTAAAGCGCTTCAATTCGGGCTCAATATCGAGAACAAAGGCTTCAATATTTATGTTTCTGGGATCCCTGGAACGGGTAGGCGCACCGCAATCGTTGATTTTGTCAAAGAGGTCGCGAGATCGAGACCTGTTCCGAATGATTGGTGCTACGTCAACAATTTTAAAGATCCAACAAGACCGAAAGCGATAGGTCTCCCGCCAGGCAAGGGGAGCAAATTCAAGAAGGAAATGGAAAAATTCGTTGCTGGAATCACAACTGCATTAAAATCAGCATTTGAGAGTGATGATTATATTAACAAGCGGACAGTCTTGCTTAGATCGATCGAGGAAGAGAGAAGTGAGCTTAGCAAATCTGTCAATAAAATCGCGGAAGAGGGCGGGTTCGTAATACAACAGTCTCAGATTGGGTTAATATTGATTCCAGTTGTCGATGGGAGGCCGATCACCGATGAAGAATTCCTTCATCTGCCACCTGCGATGCAGCAAAGAATACAGAAAAAAAGGGAGGTAGTTCAGAACAAGATTTTCGCCGTCTTCAGGTCTCTAAGAGACTTGGAGAGACGAGCAGAAGAGATTGTTAGCGATTTAAACAAGCAGGTAGCGAATTTTGCTATGGAGCCCTTTCTTACGTCATTTCGTGAGGAATTTGGTGACTCAAAGGACGTGCTTGAATTCTTGGAGGAAGTGCAGGAGAACATAATCGAAAATCTCCCCGTTATTCTTCAGGGCCAGCAGAAAGAAGCTCAAATTCCTTTTCTCACGCCACCGGCAGACCCTATGAAGAATTACGCCGTCAATCTCATTGTCGACAATTCAAATCTTCAAGGCGCACCCGTGGTGATTGAGCTCAATCCTTCATATGGCCGTTTGTTCGGCGTCACGGAAAAAGAGGCCAAATTTGGCGCTCTTGTAACTGATTTTACGATGATCCGTGGTGGCGCTGCGCACAAGGCAAATGGCGGATTTCTCGTGTTACCGGTTGAGGAGCTCCTGAGGGACCCTCTTATTTGGGAGAGTCTTAAACAATCATTGGCAAATGAAGTTCTCGAAATCGAAGAGCCTGCTGTGAAATTTGGCTATGTGGTCACAAAAACTCTTAGGCCAGGACCGATCCCCTTTAGGACAAAAGTCATTCTCATAGGCAATCCGATATTCTACGATTTGCTCTATTCTTTGGACAAAGATTTCCGGGAACTTTTCAAGGTAAAGGCAGATTTCGATACGACCATGGAGAGAAATGACGAGAATACTAGAAAGTATGCGTCGTTCATATGCACTCTCTGCGAAAAGGAACACCTCCTACACCTCAATCCAAGTGGACTTGCGGCTATTGTTGAATACGGCTCGAGACTAGCAGAGGATCAGAACAAGTTATCGACTCGATTTTCTGAAATATCAGATGTGATCCGAGAGGCGAACTACTATGCACGCCAGGACAATGCAAGACTGATCGGCAAAGAACATGTTGATAAGGCCCTCGAGGAAAGGGTCTATCGCTCAAACATGATTCAGGAAAAGATACGCGAGGCCATTATGAAAGGTCTCCTCTTGATAGACACTGATGGTGAAAGGGTCGGACAGGTGAATGGTCTTGCGGTGATGTCTGTTGGGGACTATACATTTGGCAGACCGAGCAAAATCACAGCAAGCATTGGTGTCGGTCGTGAAGGCATTGTTGATATTGAAAGAGAAGCGCAAATGGGCGGGCCAACGCACACGAAAGGCGTGATGATACTGGGCGGTTATCTCAATGATCGATACGCACGTGAGAAACCTCTAAGTCTCACCGCAAAGATTGTTTTTGAACAGAGTTACAGTGGAGTTGATGGTGACAGTGCATCGAGCACCGAGCTTTATGCTATTCTTTCAGCTCTTTCAGGAAAACCGATTAAACAGTACCTTGCTGTCACAGGATCAGTCAACCAGAAAGGAGAGGTCCAAGCGATTGGTGGCGTCAATGAGAAAATTGAGGGATTCTTCGAAGTGTGCAGGTTCAAAGGTCTCACTGGGAAGCAGGGTGTTGTGATACCTCAAAGCAATGTTCAGAATCTCATGCTGAAGGAAGAAGTTGTCAAGGCCGTAAAGGAAGGCAAGTTCCACATTTATCCAGTCAAAACAATTGACGAGGGCATAGAAATCCTGACGGGTGTCAAGGCTGGTCAAAGAATGCCAGATGGAACTTTCGAAAAGGGGTCGATCAACGACCTAGTGCAGAAACGACTATCGGAAATGGCTGACAGGATCAAAGAATATCGATTGTAG
- the ppcA gene encoding phosphoenolpyruvate carboxylase encodes MQTGMKIPRCMSTQHPDNVNVPFFAESAELGGEDEIQEAYYVFSHLGCDEQMWDCEGKEVDNFVVKKLLTKYDLYFKDHRIGKDVFITPRVPNPTVEKEEAKILLETLESIPRSFDTAKLFYGDDIPPIFEVILPMTASAKCLDRVYRYYRDFVVGKQVKAFKKGDITIAEWIGRFEPERINVIPLFEELDHMLNAHKITREYLEDKEILHQRVFLARSDPAMNYGFISAVLINKVALFRLQRLEEESTVRLYPIIGIGSVPFRGGFRPETVERVMDEYPSVHTFTVQSSFKYDNPPEKVKNAIEKIKERKPNKAHEVDEKKCLEIVEKYSKEYRNQVTQLAMLINEMAKFVPSRRKRKLHIGLFGYSRSIGGVKLPRAITFTSALYSIGLPPEVLGLNALDDRDLEFIREVFVHFDDSMRDALRYLNPDSLGLVHADLKKAIDRLDLDYEIDETHRKLTREMVDILRHRSGKDMSEILVRAAHLRGFLG; translated from the coding sequence ATGCAAACGGGCATGAAGATTCCAAGATGTATGAGCACTCAGCATCCCGACAACGTTAACGTCCCATTCTTCGCGGAGAGCGCGGAGTTGGGAGGGGAGGACGAAATCCAGGAAGCCTATTACGTTTTCTCACATCTTGGATGCGATGAGCAGATGTGGGATTGTGAGGGAAAAGAAGTCGATAATTTCGTCGTGAAGAAATTACTAACGAAATATGATCTTTACTTCAAGGATCACAGAATTGGAAAAGATGTTTTCATCACTCCGCGGGTGCCGAATCCGACTGTAGAAAAAGAAGAAGCAAAAATATTGCTGGAAACCCTAGAAAGCATACCCAGATCGTTCGACACGGCAAAACTTTTTTATGGCGATGACATCCCGCCGATTTTTGAAGTCATTTTGCCGATGACGGCATCTGCGAAATGCTTGGACAGGGTATATCGCTACTATAGGGATTTTGTTGTTGGAAAACAGGTAAAGGCATTCAAGAAAGGCGATATCACAATTGCTGAGTGGATTGGAAGGTTCGAACCCGAACGGATTAACGTTATTCCGCTCTTTGAGGAACTTGACCACATGCTGAATGCACACAAAATCACACGCGAATACCTCGAAGATAAGGAAATTCTTCACCAGAGGGTCTTCCTGGCGAGGTCAGACCCAGCAATGAACTATGGATTTATCAGTGCGGTGCTCATCAACAAAGTGGCTCTATTTAGACTGCAACGTCTTGAGGAGGAGAGCACTGTCCGACTCTATCCAATTATTGGTATCGGCTCCGTTCCTTTCAGGGGGGGATTCAGACCTGAAACAGTGGAGAGAGTAATGGACGAATATCCTTCCGTGCATACATTTACAGTACAATCATCGTTCAAATACGATAATCCACCTGAAAAGGTCAAAAACGCGATTGAAAAGATCAAAGAGAGGAAACCCAACAAGGCTCACGAAGTTGACGAAAAGAAATGCCTTGAAATCGTCGAGAAATACTCGAAAGAATATAGGAATCAGGTCACACAGCTAGCGATGTTGATCAACGAAATGGCAAAATTCGTACCGAGTAGGAGAAAAAGGAAGCTCCACATCGGACTTTTCGGTTATTCCCGCAGTATAGGGGGTGTGAAACTCCCGAGAGCGATCACATTTACCTCAGCACTATACTCGATAGGGCTACCTCCAGAAGTGCTCGGTCTTAACGCTCTTGACGACAGAGATCTAGAATTCATCCGCGAAGTCTTCGTTCATTTTGATGATAGTATGAGAGATGCTTTGCGCTATCTCAACCCTGATTCACTCGGTCTCGTGCACGCGGATTTGAAGAAGGCTATCGATAGACTTGATCTTGACTATGAAATTGATGAAACCCATCGAAAACTCACGCGTGAAATGGTGGATATCTTGAGACATCGATCGGGAAAAGATATGAGCGAGATTCTAGTACGCGCTGCCCATCTTCGCGGATTCCTTGGTTGA
- a CDS encoding DNA-binding protein: MKYCEAKQGRIFVIRLEDGEIVHKSLEKFAMEHGISSAFIILVGGAQRGNIVVGPSDSDTQSIVPMLLPFSNVHEVLGIGTIFLNESGYPISHIHGALGRNNDAVVGCLRKGVETWKVIEVILIELKEADAIRKKDQNTGFELLDPGKTCSYNNKDSHLQD; the protein is encoded by the coding sequence ATGAAATATTGCGAAGCGAAGCAGGGGCGTATCTTCGTTATCCGACTCGAAGACGGCGAGATCGTTCACAAGTCATTGGAAAAATTTGCTATGGAACACGGCATTTCTTCTGCATTTATCATCCTCGTCGGAGGGGCGCAACGCGGGAATATTGTAGTGGGCCCCTCTGATTCCGATACCCAGTCAATCGTCCCGATGTTGTTACCCTTTTCAAATGTGCATGAAGTGCTCGGCATTGGAACCATCTTTCTTAATGAAAGCGGTTATCCAATATCGCACATACATGGTGCCCTGGGGAGAAATAATGACGCAGTTGTTGGTTGCCTAAGAAAGGGTGTTGAGACATGGAAAGTGATCGAGGTCATTTTGATCGAGTTGAAAGAAGCGGACGCGATCAGGAAGAAGGATCAGAATACTGGTTTTGAACTACTCGACCCTGGGAAAACTTGTTCTTATAATAATAAAGACTCGCACCTACAGGACTAG
- the thsB gene encoding thermosome subunit beta produces the protein MAGTPILILKEGTKRERGRDAQYNNIMAARAVADAVRSSLGPRGMDKMLVDSMGDVVITNDGVTILKEMDVQHPAAKMLVEVSKAQDEECGDGTTTAAVLAGELLKKALDLIDADVHPTIIAQGYRMAAQKATEILDSLAIPVRPDDKDTLKKIAMTAMISKAVSASREHLANLAVEAVATVAERRDGKWIVDLKDNVQIVKKQGGSMEDTEIIKGIIVDKEPVHPAMPRKIEKAKIALVNGAMEIKKTEVEAKIQISDPSQMQAFLAEEENMLKKMVEYVKKAGANVLFCQKGIDDLAQHFLAKEKIFAVRRVKESDMEKLAKATGANIVNKFSELEPSDLGTADLVEVRKIQEDEMTFVTGCKNPKAVSILIRGGTEHVVDEMERSLDDALNVVAVAIEDGKMITGGGSTAVELAMKLREYAATVSGREQIAIDAFAAALEVIPTALAENAGLDPIDILIELRKAHKSGEKHAGVNVFTGKITDMLKENVIEPLRVGRQAINSATDAAVMILRIDDVIAAKGETKSGTAGKGKEGGGEEDLGD, from the coding sequence ATGGCTGGAACACCGATACTTATATTGAAAGAGGGTACCAAGAGAGAAAGAGGTCGTGATGCTCAGTACAATAACATTATGGCCGCAAGGGCCGTTGCGGATGCTGTGAGAAGTTCCCTGGGTCCGAGAGGAATGGACAAGATGCTGGTTGACAGCATGGGGGACGTCGTCATTACAAATGATGGTGTGACAATTCTCAAGGAGATGGACGTCCAGCACCCAGCTGCAAAAATGCTAGTTGAAGTCTCGAAGGCCCAGGACGAGGAGTGTGGCGATGGCACGACAACGGCTGCGGTTCTTGCCGGTGAGCTTCTGAAGAAAGCCTTGGACCTGATCGATGCTGATGTCCATCCGACGATCATTGCGCAGGGTTACAGGATGGCCGCACAGAAAGCCACGGAGATTCTCGATTCACTTGCCATCCCAGTGAGGCCTGATGATAAGGATACTTTGAAGAAGATCGCAATGACCGCGATGATCAGTAAAGCCGTTTCGGCCTCGAGAGAACACCTTGCAAATCTCGCAGTCGAGGCAGTTGCAACGGTCGCAGAGCGGCGCGACGGCAAGTGGATTGTCGATTTGAAGGACAATGTTCAGATCGTTAAGAAACAGGGCGGTTCGATGGAGGACACAGAGATTATCAAGGGAATAATCGTCGACAAGGAGCCTGTACATCCTGCTATGCCAAGAAAGATCGAAAAGGCAAAGATCGCGCTCGTCAACGGAGCGATGGAGATCAAAAAGACAGAGGTCGAGGCAAAGATTCAGATCAGTGATCCTTCTCAGATGCAGGCATTCCTTGCCGAAGAAGAAAACATGCTAAAGAAGATGGTCGAATACGTCAAGAAAGCCGGTGCAAACGTGCTGTTCTGTCAGAAAGGGATTGATGACCTGGCTCAGCACTTCCTTGCAAAGGAGAAGATCTTCGCGGTCCGAAGGGTGAAAGAGTCGGACATGGAAAAGTTGGCGAAAGCGACTGGCGCGAACATTGTTAACAAGTTCAGTGAGCTAGAACCCTCCGATCTCGGTACCGCTGATCTCGTAGAAGTCAGAAAGATCCAGGAGGACGAGATGACCTTCGTCACGGGCTGCAAGAACCCGAAGGCTGTCTCGATTCTCATTCGCGGTGGGACCGAGCACGTCGTCGATGAGATGGAGCGGTCACTCGATGACGCGCTGAATGTCGTCGCGGTTGCGATTGAAGACGGCAAGATGATCACTGGCGGCGGGTCTACAGCCGTCGAGCTCGCAATGAAACTGAGGGAATACGCGGCCACCGTGAGCGGTAGAGAGCAGATTGCGATCGATGCGTTCGCGGCAGCGCTCGAGGTCATCCCGACCGCACTCGCTGAAAACGCCGGCCTGGATCCCATCGACATACTGATCGAGCTTAGAAAAGCTCACAAGAGTGGCGAGAAGCACGCGGGTGTCAATGTCTTCACAGGCAAAATAACTGACATGCTCAAGGAAAACGTCATCGAACCCTTGCGTGTTGGGAGACAAGCGATCAACTCTGCGACCGATGCCGCGGTCATGATCCTGAGGATCGATGACGTCATCGCTGCGAAGGGTGAGACCAAATCAGGTACAGCTGGTAAAGGAAAAGAGGGTGGCGGCGAGGAGGACCTCGGTGACTGA